One window from the genome of Amycolatopsis sp. NBC_01480 encodes:
- a CDS encoding DUF305 domain-containing protein codes for MKRKFLAGLVLPVIAVVLVGCSGSQPAPATHNAADVAFAQGMVPHHQQAVEMAVPVPQHTANPRVIALAKQIQQAQQPEIDQLTTWLKTWGAPLPATGDMGGMNGMDHGQPMPGMVDTAGLDQLRDQAYDRKWLDLMIEHHEGAITMARTELSQGQDTGAKAMAQHITDSQQAEITTMKSLLAS; via the coding sequence ATGAAACGCAAGTTCCTGGCGGGCCTCGTGCTGCCCGTGATCGCCGTGGTCCTGGTCGGATGCTCAGGCTCGCAGCCGGCCCCCGCCACCCACAACGCCGCGGACGTCGCCTTCGCGCAGGGCATGGTCCCGCACCACCAGCAGGCGGTCGAGATGGCCGTGCCCGTGCCGCAACACACCGCGAACCCCCGCGTGATCGCTCTCGCTAAGCAGATCCAACAGGCCCAGCAACCCGAGATCGACCAGCTCACCACCTGGCTGAAGACCTGGGGCGCCCCATTGCCTGCGACAGGCGACATGGGCGGAATGAACGGCATGGACCACGGTCAGCCCATGCCCGGCATGGTCGACACCGCGGGCCTGGACCAGCTGCGCGACCAGGCCTACGACCGCAAGTGGCTGGACCTGATGATCGAGCACCACGAAGGCGCCATCACCATGGCCCGCACCGAGCTCTCCCAAGGTCAGGACACCGGCGCGAAAGCCATGGCCCAGCACATCACCGACTCCCAACAGGCGGAGATCACCACGATGAAGTCCCTGCTCGCCAGCTGA
- a CDS encoding DUF4396 domain-containing protein: MTTHQHGASWSAAAQATLHCLTGCAIGEVLGMVLGTAFGLHNAATVVLSIVLAFVFGYGLTMRGVLKSGLALSAAFKVALAADTVSIAVMEIVDNTVVVAIPGAMDAGLASGLFWLSLVISLVIAFVVTVPVNKWMIARGRGHAVVHGHHM; this comes from the coding sequence ATGACCACACACCAGCACGGCGCGTCCTGGTCCGCCGCGGCCCAGGCGACGCTGCACTGCCTCACCGGTTGCGCCATCGGCGAGGTGCTCGGCATGGTTCTCGGCACCGCGTTCGGCCTGCACAACGCGGCCACGGTGGTGCTGTCGATCGTGCTCGCGTTCGTCTTCGGTTATGGCCTGACGATGCGCGGCGTGCTGAAGTCCGGTCTGGCGCTGTCGGCCGCGTTCAAGGTGGCGCTCGCGGCGGACACGGTGTCGATCGCGGTGATGGAGATCGTCGACAACACCGTGGTGGTCGCCATTCCCGGCGCGATGGACGCCGGGCTGGCGAGCGGGTTGTTCTGGCTGTCGCTGGTGATTTCGCTGGTGATCGCCTTCGTGGTCACGGTGCCGGTGAACAAGTGGATGATCGCCCGCGGCCGGGGGCACGCCGTCGTCCACGGCCATCACATGTAG
- a CDS encoding esterase-like activity of phytase family protein, translated as MKRVRFGVVAGLLALPLVTTGTASGAVSGNGYQSSVRDDHYRARSGQTLQIGGDGVLGNDALGARGRALTSGGAVVRHTAPAHGSLTIGADGTFRYTPAPGFHGQDTFTYTASDAVRLYPTNLPPLATIGGVPLTGGAYGSALTPVPGSPGEFYGLTDRGPNVDAPDGSKVEPLPAFDPAIGRFRLRDGKAVLEKRIPLRAADGSPYNGQVSTTADTGEKIVDLNGKPLPASPDGYDSEGLVAQRDGTFWVSDEYGPFITHFRADGRAIERLSPFDGSLPKELKYRVPNKGMEGLALTPDGRTLVGIMQSAPQQPDLTKKPGNVTTLRIVTVDLKTRATHEYLYLLDNPDDTGTAVSEITALSSTKFLVDERDGKFQPGAYKKLFEIDLSGATDVGPGEKVKDAPYDAAKGGLLVGDKQQSLDAYVGKDTTDEAVQDLAKVGVRAVSKKLYVDLGALVTNLDPAGGFFGHDKVEGVATTDGGRTLVISNDNDFGIDAVANTAAPYTLHPKTLPDGKQDDGEYLAVDTTKLPARTGTATVTIDVR; from the coding sequence ATGAAGCGCGTGAGATTCGGGGTTGTCGCGGGGTTGCTCGCCCTGCCGCTGGTGACCACGGGCACTGCATCAGGTGCGGTGTCAGGGAATGGCTACCAGTCCAGCGTCCGCGACGACCACTACCGGGCGCGGTCCGGGCAGACCCTGCAAATCGGCGGCGACGGCGTGCTCGGCAACGACGCACTCGGCGCCCGCGGCCGCGCGCTGACCTCCGGCGGCGCCGTGGTCCGGCACACCGCGCCCGCACACGGCTCCCTCACGATCGGCGCCGACGGCACGTTCCGCTACACCCCGGCACCCGGCTTCCACGGCCAGGACACCTTTACCTACACGGCTTCGGACGCCGTCCGGCTGTACCCGACGAACCTGCCGCCGCTCGCGACGATCGGCGGCGTGCCCCTCACCGGCGGCGCCTACGGTTCCGCGCTGACGCCGGTGCCGGGCTCACCCGGCGAGTTCTACGGCCTCACCGACCGCGGCCCGAACGTCGACGCCCCGGACGGGTCCAAAGTGGAGCCGCTGCCCGCGTTCGACCCCGCGATCGGCCGGTTCCGGCTCCGCGACGGGAAAGCCGTGCTGGAGAAGCGGATCCCGCTGCGCGCGGCCGACGGCTCGCCGTACAACGGGCAGGTCAGCACCACCGCCGACACCGGCGAGAAGATCGTGGACCTGAACGGGAAGCCGCTGCCCGCCTCCCCGGACGGCTACGACTCCGAAGGCCTGGTGGCGCAGCGCGACGGCACGTTCTGGGTGTCGGACGAGTACGGCCCGTTCATCACGCACTTCCGCGCCGACGGCCGCGCGATCGAGCGGCTCTCGCCGTTCGACGGCTCGCTGCCGAAGGAGCTGAAGTACCGCGTGCCGAACAAGGGCATGGAGGGCCTGGCCCTCACCCCGGACGGCCGGACGCTGGTCGGCATCATGCAGTCCGCGCCGCAGCAGCCGGACCTGACCAAGAAGCCCGGCAACGTCACCACGCTGCGGATCGTCACCGTCGACCTGAAGACCCGCGCCACGCACGAGTACCTCTACCTGCTCGACAACCCCGACGACACCGGCACCGCAGTCAGCGAGATCACCGCGCTGTCGTCGACGAAGTTCCTGGTGGACGAGCGTGACGGCAAGTTCCAGCCCGGCGCGTACAAGAAGCTGTTCGAGATCGACCTTTCCGGCGCGACCGACGTCGGGCCGGGGGAGAAGGTGAAGGACGCGCCGTACGACGCGGCGAAGGGCGGGCTGCTCGTCGGCGACAAGCAGCAGAGCCTCGACGCGTACGTCGGCAAGGACACCACCGACGAGGCCGTGCAGGATCTGGCGAAGGTGGGCGTGCGGGCTGTCTCGAAGAAGCTGTACGTCGATCTCGGCGCGCTGGTGACGAACCTCGACCCGGCGGGCGGCTTCTTCGGCCACGACAAGGTGGAGGGCGTCGCGACCACGGACGGCGGCCGGACCCTGGTGATCAGCAACGACAACGACTTCGGCATCGACGCGGTGGCGAACACGGCCGCCCCGTACACCCTGCACCCGAAGACGCTGCCGGACGGCAAGCAGGACGACGGCGAGTACCTGGCCGTGGACACCACGAAGCTGCCGGCGCGCACCGGCACCGCGACCGTGACGATCGACGTCCGCTGA
- a CDS encoding DUF6923 family protein, which yields MRLVRLLPPLAAAVVVSGLLAVSGLLGPPGRTSAAAPAGCEILQVENQFSGASSVVRLTVPGGDRRELGETGYALNAIAYSADQDMVYGVADAPHHGRFADGAHAVEISRSGQVADLGSVGRAGRRGGWSWATGATAGAIDGTTWYLQRADDLYTVDIDPAGPDYLTVTGRVQLRPVALASGVDDFAYDAASGLLYGVSMSFAGHGRVVTIDPRTGHVEPLPGLSFPAASAYGAVVLGPDNTLYATANRIGYRSVTYRLPLDGSGPAVEISTGPPLVSSDAAGCLVSSPPPSSPPPSPPPFSTPPPRSLPAPPSSSSSPPSSSSSSAPLSSSSPTPAPQSLPPLPPPPNASALVEQPSPQPRVDTSTPSPTPTPSAVQAPPPSPVPSGRPKPQPSASPVVDTAAHVKEQRRWGLTVLILVLGAGAAASRVRRGR from the coding sequence GTGCGCCTCGTCCGCCTCCTGCCCCCGCTGGCCGCCGCCGTAGTCGTTTCGGGGCTGCTGGCCGTGTCCGGCCTGCTCGGCCCGCCCGGCCGGACGTCCGCCGCGGCGCCCGCCGGCTGTGAAATCCTTCAGGTGGAGAACCAGTTTTCCGGCGCGTCCTCGGTCGTGCGCCTCACGGTGCCCGGGGGGGACCGCCGCGAACTCGGCGAAACCGGCTACGCGCTGAACGCCATCGCCTATTCCGCCGACCAGGACATGGTTTACGGCGTCGCCGACGCGCCCCACCACGGCCGGTTCGCCGACGGCGCCCACGCCGTGGAGATCTCACGCTCCGGGCAGGTCGCCGACCTCGGCTCGGTCGGCCGCGCGGGCCGCCGCGGCGGCTGGAGCTGGGCCACCGGCGCCACAGCCGGCGCGATCGACGGCACCACCTGGTACCTGCAACGCGCCGACGATCTGTACACAGTGGACATCGACCCGGCCGGCCCGGACTACCTCACCGTGACCGGCCGGGTGCAGCTGCGGCCGGTGGCGCTGGCCTCCGGCGTCGATGATTTCGCCTACGACGCGGCGTCCGGACTGCTGTACGGCGTCTCCATGTCGTTCGCGGGCCATGGCCGGGTGGTCACGATCGACCCGCGGACCGGGCACGTAGAACCGTTGCCAGGGTTAAGTTTCCCGGCCGCGAGCGCGTACGGGGCGGTGGTGCTGGGACCGGACAACACGCTGTACGCGACCGCGAATCGGATCGGGTACCGCAGCGTGACGTATCGGCTGCCGCTCGACGGTTCCGGTCCGGCGGTGGAGATCAGCACCGGACCGCCGCTGGTCAGCTCCGACGCCGCGGGCTGCTTGGTCTCCTCGCCTCCACCGTCCTCACCGCCACCATCGCCGCCGCCTTTCTCAACGCCTCCGCCGCGTTCGTTGCCGGCTCCGCCGTCGTCTTCGTCGAGCCCGCCGTCTTCGTCCTCTTCAAGCGCGCCACTGTCTTCCTCGAGCCCTACGCCCGCTCCGCAGTCGTTGCCTCCACTGCCCCCGCCGCCGAACGCGTCGGCGCTCGTGGAGCAGCCGTCGCCGCAACCGCGGGTGGACACCTCCACGCCATCCCCGACACCGACGCCGTCCGCGGTCCAGGCCCCGCCGCCGAGTCCGGTGCCGTCCGGGCGGCCGAAGCCCCAGCCGAGCGCCTCGCCGGTCGTCGACACCGCGGCGCACGTCAAGGAACAGCGCCGCTGGGGCCTGACCGTGCTGATCCTGGTGCTCGGCGCGGGTGCCGCCGCAAGTCGTGTGAGACGCGGCCGTTAA
- a CDS encoding glucuronyl hydrolase has protein sequence MSVSRRTLLTTAAGAAVAVSASSTIPAAASDQAVSGSASQAETFRAAADYAVRKLRAVAPSVTAFPTGTKFEKWTYSQNGDWVGGFWPGTLWMAWLHSGDEQFRTLALASAEKLAPRQNDTSTHDLGFLFYPSWVTAWRITGDEKWRAGAIQAASSLIQRYNPKGHFIRAWGALTDPKDAGRIIMDTIMNLDLLDFATRQTGDGKYLDIAVEHAKTAQRVFLRPDGSTPHVFDFDPATGAEIGPNTVQGYSPTSCWSRGQAWGVYGFTTIYRRTGDKQFLTTAQRLADYALGALTPDHVPVWDYLAPQAPNDIKDASAGVVTACGLLDLAAATKQPKYRDAGLKILEATAKTCLTTKSARADAVVARCTRNRPSEDGIEISLPYADYYLLEGILRVLKPRELSQAIDLSSV, from the coding sequence GTGAGCGTTTCCCGGCGCACCCTGCTGACCACCGCGGCCGGTGCCGCGGTGGCGGTGAGCGCGAGCAGCACCATCCCGGCAGCGGCCTCCGACCAGGCGGTATCCGGATCGGCGAGCCAGGCGGAGACCTTCCGCGCGGCGGCGGACTACGCGGTGCGGAAGCTGCGCGCGGTGGCCCCGTCCGTCACGGCCTTTCCGACCGGGACGAAGTTCGAGAAATGGACCTATTCGCAGAATGGCGACTGGGTCGGCGGATTCTGGCCGGGCACGCTCTGGATGGCGTGGCTGCACTCCGGTGACGAGCAATTCCGCACGCTCGCGCTCGCGTCGGCGGAAAAGCTCGCGCCGCGGCAGAACGACACCAGCACCCACGACCTCGGTTTCCTCTTCTACCCGTCGTGGGTGACCGCGTGGCGGATCACCGGCGACGAGAAGTGGCGGGCCGGCGCGATCCAGGCGGCTTCGTCGCTGATCCAGCGCTACAACCCGAAGGGCCACTTCATCCGGGCCTGGGGCGCGCTCACCGACCCGAAGGACGCGGGCCGGATCATCATGGACACGATCATGAACCTGGACCTGCTGGACTTCGCGACCCGGCAGACCGGTGACGGCAAGTACCTCGACATCGCCGTCGAGCACGCGAAAACGGCGCAGCGCGTCTTCCTGCGCCCGGACGGCTCGACGCCGCACGTGTTCGACTTCGACCCGGCCACCGGCGCCGAGATCGGCCCGAACACCGTGCAGGGCTACAGCCCGACGTCGTGCTGGTCGCGCGGCCAGGCCTGGGGCGTCTACGGTTTCACCACGATCTACCGGCGCACCGGCGACAAGCAGTTCCTCACCACCGCCCAGCGGCTGGCCGACTACGCCCTCGGCGCGCTGACCCCGGACCATGTGCCGGTGTGGGACTACCTCGCCCCGCAGGCGCCGAACGACATCAAGGACGCCTCCGCCGGCGTCGTCACCGCCTGCGGCCTGCTGGACCTGGCGGCGGCCACGAAACAGCCGAAGTACCGCGACGCCGGCCTGAAGATCCTGGAGGCGACGGCGAAAACCTGCCTCACCACCAAGTCCGCCCGCGCCGACGCCGTGGTCGCCCGCTGCACCCGCAACCGCCCGTCCGAGGACGGCATCGAGATCTCCCTGCCGTACGCGGACTACTACCTCCTGGAAGGCATCCTGCGGGTGCTCAAGCCGCGCGAGCTGAGCCAGGCGATCGACCTGTCCAGCGTCTGA
- a CDS encoding HNH endonuclease signature motif containing protein — translation MSTTTGAHEMWQLPDEELTTFLLACEEKLRRDHAEMLGVVNEVERRGLGRTLGFKDTAAMLRETLRVSAREATTRVVHACATGPSSSPTGVPQPASLAATGQALADGLINREHVQAIVGLSATCPAAIEPGNRAADEAILIALAAQAAPESLRAAGRRLLAYWADYTTPPDERRRRELYPSRRLHITHRSDGSSRFAGELDPATTAVLDGLLGPLAKPRLDPETEGPDPRSAAERRGDALADILELAARCDDLAVQGGERAVMIVTVTLAELEGRLADALSTIPGSLDELRRQACEAKVVPAILGTDGQPLHLGRTTRLATPAQRHALALRDKGCAHPGCDRTPKWCTAHHVIPWSEGGPTDLSNLVLLCPAHHRLIHHSGWAIRMRDGIPEFLPPSWLDPDRTPLRNHIHDAAPPRHRQTRPRRFHYGRTAAGHRHTNAPVR, via the coding sequence GTGAGTACCACCACAGGCGCCCACGAGATGTGGCAGCTTCCGGACGAGGAGCTGACCACGTTTCTCCTGGCGTGCGAAGAAAAGCTGCGCCGCGACCACGCGGAGATGCTCGGCGTCGTCAACGAGGTCGAGCGACGAGGGCTGGGCCGGACACTGGGGTTCAAGGACACCGCCGCGATGCTGCGGGAGACGCTCCGGGTCTCGGCCCGCGAGGCCACCACCCGAGTTGTACACGCATGCGCGACGGGGCCGTCCTCCTCGCCGACCGGGGTGCCGCAACCGGCATCGCTGGCGGCGACCGGCCAGGCCCTGGCCGACGGGCTGATCAACCGGGAACACGTCCAGGCCATCGTGGGCCTGTCCGCCACCTGCCCGGCCGCGATCGAGCCGGGGAACCGCGCCGCGGACGAAGCCATCCTGATCGCGCTGGCCGCGCAAGCAGCCCCGGAATCCTTGCGGGCCGCGGGACGGCGGCTGCTCGCCTACTGGGCCGACTACACCACCCCGCCCGACGAACGGCGCCGCCGCGAACTGTATCCGTCACGACGGCTGCACATCACCCACCGCTCCGACGGCAGTTCCCGGTTCGCCGGCGAACTCGACCCGGCGACCACCGCCGTCCTCGACGGCCTGCTCGGGCCACTGGCCAAACCCCGCCTCGACCCCGAAACCGAGGGTCCCGACCCGCGCAGCGCGGCCGAACGACGCGGCGACGCGCTCGCCGACATCCTCGAACTGGCGGCCCGCTGCGATGACCTGGCCGTGCAGGGCGGTGAGCGGGCCGTGATGATCGTGACGGTCACCCTGGCCGAACTCGAAGGCCGCCTGGCCGACGCGCTCTCCACCATCCCCGGCAGTCTCGACGAGCTACGCCGGCAGGCCTGTGAGGCAAAAGTGGTGCCCGCGATCTTGGGCACCGACGGCCAGCCACTGCACCTCGGGCGCACCACGCGGCTGGCCACCCCGGCCCAGCGGCACGCCCTGGCCTTGCGCGACAAGGGATGCGCCCACCCCGGCTGCGATCGCACGCCGAAGTGGTGCACCGCCCACCATGTGATCCCCTGGTCGGAGGGCGGGCCCACCGACCTGTCGAACCTGGTCCTGCTCTGCCCCGCCCACCACCGGCTCATCCACCACAGCGGCTGGGCGATCCGGATGCGGGACGGGATCCCCGAGTTCCTGCCACCATCGTGGCTCGATCCCGACCGCACCCCGCTGCGCAACCACATCCATGACGCCGCACCACCGCGTCACCGGCAGACCCGGCCTCGGAGGTTCCACTATGGACGGACGGCCGCCGGTCACCGGCATACGAACGCTCCGGTGCGCTGA
- a CDS encoding bestrophin-like domain: protein MNVYLTGIFWVVGAAVVAAVIGYLVRRFGWDEGRRDNNDAAGQVFTIVGGLYAVLVVFVLISLFDNVSTAREGSYTEADGLVAMSWAADSLPGDTAPKVRQLASAYAATVQRQEWPRLADGGAMPDTGWNQLGQLSKTIAGAQADGDWMNDRKSEAANQLWQVYQARQARLTASAASGVGSVVWFALILGSFISVLLPNLFGGTRMAAHLVIVSTLAGTIALLLYAIFQLQNPFAGGANIQPDAFTSALARLS, encoded by the coding sequence ATGAACGTCTACCTGACCGGGATCTTCTGGGTGGTCGGTGCCGCGGTGGTTGCGGCGGTGATCGGCTATCTGGTGCGGCGTTTCGGCTGGGACGAAGGTCGTCGTGACAACAACGACGCGGCCGGGCAGGTGTTCACCATTGTCGGCGGTTTGTACGCCGTGCTCGTCGTTTTTGTGCTCATCTCGTTGTTCGACAACGTCAGCACCGCGCGCGAGGGCTCGTACACCGAGGCGGACGGCCTGGTCGCGATGAGCTGGGCCGCCGACTCGCTGCCCGGCGACACCGCCCCGAAGGTCCGCCAGCTGGCTTCGGCGTACGCCGCCACGGTCCAGCGCCAGGAGTGGCCGCGGCTCGCGGACGGCGGCGCGATGCCCGACACCGGCTGGAACCAGCTCGGCCAGCTCAGCAAGACCATTGCGGGGGCGCAGGCCGACGGCGACTGGATGAACGACCGTAAAAGCGAGGCAGCGAACCAGCTCTGGCAGGTCTACCAGGCGCGCCAGGCCCGGCTCACCGCCTCGGCGGCCAGCGGCGTCGGCTCCGTGGTGTGGTTCGCGCTGATCCTCGGCAGCTTCATCTCCGTGCTGCTGCCCAACCTCTTCGGCGGCACGCGGATGGCCGCGCACCTGGTCATCGTGTCCACTTTGGCCGGTACCATCGCGCTGCTGCTGTACGCGATCTTCCAGCTGCAGAACCCGTTCGCCGGCGGGGCGAACATCCAGCCGGACGCGTTCACCTCCGCGCTGGCCCGGCTTTCCTGA
- a CDS encoding autoinducer 2 ABC transporter substrate-binding protein, with amino-acid sequence MRGPTKTLVLGVVALLGAVAVLVGCSGGLGQAPPDAPVKIAFVPKVAGIPYFTAMNAGGLSAAQQLGAQWITRGPATVDPAAQTAILRDLITEHVNVIAVAPNDPAALAPVIADARAQGIHVITTDTDAAGSQREVFVNQATADGVGTALVDALMAKTGDAGKIAIVSCGATAANLNAWTAVEKAYTAEHYPRAQVVDTVYAGEDTATATTLAKQILTAHPDLAGLIGQCTTAAPGVAQAVRDQQKIGQVYTVGVGTPQTMKPYLLDGSSSMSVLWDVQALGYLTAWTAEQLAQGKPLGPSNNVSLELPTVKYDATTKTILLGDPLRITQDNVDQYKY; translated from the coding sequence ATGCGAGGGCCGACGAAGACGCTCGTGCTGGGCGTCGTGGCGCTGCTGGGGGCGGTGGCCGTCCTCGTGGGCTGCTCGGGCGGGCTCGGGCAGGCGCCGCCGGACGCGCCGGTCAAGATCGCGTTCGTGCCGAAGGTCGCGGGTATTCCGTACTTCACCGCGATGAACGCGGGTGGGCTGAGCGCGGCGCAGCAGCTGGGCGCGCAGTGGATCACGCGCGGGCCCGCGACGGTCGACCCCGCGGCGCAGACGGCGATCCTGCGTGACCTGATCACCGAGCACGTGAACGTGATCGCGGTGGCGCCCAACGACCCCGCCGCGCTGGCGCCCGTGATCGCGGACGCGCGGGCGCAGGGCATCCACGTGATCACCACCGACACCGACGCGGCGGGCTCGCAGCGGGAGGTGTTCGTCAACCAGGCCACCGCCGACGGGGTCGGCACCGCGCTGGTCGACGCGCTGATGGCCAAGACCGGCGATGCCGGCAAGATCGCCATCGTCTCGTGTGGGGCGACCGCGGCGAATCTCAACGCGTGGACCGCCGTCGAGAAGGCGTACACCGCGGAGCACTACCCACGGGCGCAGGTCGTCGACACCGTGTACGCGGGCGAAGACACCGCTACGGCGACGACGCTCGCGAAGCAGATCCTCACCGCGCACCCGGACCTGGCCGGGCTGATCGGGCAGTGCACCACGGCCGCTCCCGGGGTCGCGCAGGCCGTGCGCGACCAGCAGAAAATCGGCCAGGTGTACACCGTCGGCGTCGGCACGCCGCAGACGATGAAGCCGTACCTGCTCGACGGCTCGTCCTCGATGTCCGTGTTGTGGGACGTCCAGGCGCTCGGCTACCTCACCGCCTGGACGGCCGAGCAGCTCGCGCAGGGCAAGCCGCTCGGCCCCAGCAACAACGTCAGCCTCGAGCTGCCGACGGTGAAGTACGACGCGACCACCAAGACCATCCTCCTGGGTGACCCGCTGCGGATCACCCAGGACAATGTGGACCAGTACAAGTACTGA